The following proteins are co-located in the Hevea brasiliensis isolate MT/VB/25A 57/8 chromosome 11, ASM3005281v1, whole genome shotgun sequence genome:
- the LOC110653999 gene encoding proteasome subunit beta type-6-like, producing MDLKAPHSMGTTIIGVTYNGGVVLGADSRTSTGMYIANRASDKITQLTDNVYICRSGSAANSQIVSDHVRYFLHQHTIQLGQPATVKVAANLVRLISYNNKNMLETGLIVGGWDKYEGGKIYAIPLGGTIIKQPFAIGGSGSGYLYGFFDQAWKEKMTKDEAEQLVVKAVSLAMARDGASGGVVRTVIINSDGVIGNFYPGDGLPLWHEELESHNSLLDILNASGPEPMNI from the exons ATGGATCTCAAGGCTCCTCACTCAATGGGTACCACTATTATTGGCGTCACCTATAACGGCGGCGTCGTCCTGGGTGCTGACTCTCGCACCAGCACTG GGATGTATATCGCTAATAGGGCATCGGACAAAATCACTCAGCTCACTGATAACGTCTACATTTGTCGTTCTGGATCG GCTGCAAATTCCCAAATCGTTTCTGACCATGTGCGTTACTTTCTTCATCAGCACAC AATACAGCTAGGTCAGCCTGCAACAGTCAAAGTTGCTGCAAATCTGGTCAGGCTAATATCTTATAACAATAAG AATATGCTAGAAACTGGCCTAATTGTTGGTGGCTGGGACAAGTATGAAGGTGGTAAAATTTATGCAATTCCTCTTGGTGGAACAATAATAAAGCAGCCTTTTGCTATAGGAG GATCTGGCTCTGGTTACTTGTATGGATTCTTTGATCAAGCATGGAAAGAAAAAATGACCAAGGATGAAGCTGAG CAATTAGTGGTGAAGGCAGTTTCCCTGGCCATGGCAAGAGATGGTGCTAGTGGTGGTGTTGTTCGCACAGTAATT ATTAACTCGGACGGAGTGATAGGAAACTTCTATCCTGGGGACGGACTTCCACTGTGGCATGAAGAGTTGGAGTCTCATAATTCATTGTTGGATATTCTAAATGCCTCTGGTCCAGAGCCAATGAACATATGA
- the LOC110653965 gene encoding uncharacterized protein LOC110653965 has product MGFRLRLEVLLGIMRVFLCLAMARYQLLVIDSNTAAQRCSTNQPLNVFCLDFAKLPKKDPFCEILFGISDLELNNLDTLEDVEYERTNVDVSLKDGSHKLQAHTYVWGNKNDPYLFGEWDLEVKFQTFLFYCGKQTCFT; this is encoded by the exons ATGGGCTTCAGACTAAGACTTGAGGTTTTATTGGGTATAATGCGTGTTTTTCTTTGTTTAGCTATGGCTAGATATCAGCTGCTCGTTATCGACTCCAACACCGCGGCACAAAG ATGTTCTACTAATCAGCCACTAAATGTGTTCTGTCTTGATTTTGCCAAGTTGCCCAAGAAGGATCCATTCTGTGAA ATCCTCTTTGGCATCAGTGAtcttgaattaaataatttagatACCTTGGAGGACGTTGAGTATGAAAGGACTAATGTAGATGTTTCCTTGAAG GATGGTTCTCACAAATTACAAGCACATACTTATGTTTGGGGAAACAAAAATGACCCATACTTGTTTGGAGAGTGGGATCTCGAGGTAAAGTTTCAGACTTTTCTTTTTTACTGTGGCAAACAAACGTGCTTCACATGA